One genomic segment of Flexibacter flexilis DSM 6793 includes these proteins:
- a CDS encoding heavy metal translocating P-type ATPase, protein MQNTGFIYISLENLEDAQDVARLQKTLSSTDGVSASGVEFNNSRVFFESAKPLDVFPRIIKNLQELGYKIASRKEIFPVMDMSCAACAVSVESVLKTQVGVLSAAVNYANASAAVEYVPSVADAYDLKAAVQSFGYDLQVENSPQADELLAQHKRQKYETLRFKTIGAMLLAVPLIVIGMTPNLMHQTWAHYVSWALATPMLFYFGQTFFAGAYKQAKHRTANMDTLVALSTSVAYTYSVFNVLFPEFWHSRGLHPQVYFEASAVIIAFILLGKWLEETAKNNTASAIKKLIGLQPKSVTLISADGQPQEVAISAVRVGDILLAKAGEKIAVDGIVTAGSSFVDESMISGEPIPVTKQEGDNVLAGTINQQGSFQYQAQKVGADTLLSQIIKTVQQAQGSKAPVQQLVDKIAGIFVPVVMSLAALSFVVWLVFGGENAFTHALLAFVTVLIIACPCALGLATPTAIMAGIGAGATRGILIKDAQSLEVAQKVNAIVLDKTGTITEGKPEVVAAQWFDAQIIEAKNILYSIEKSSQHPIAQAVVHWLEGQCEYKEIQEVETLIGQGIKARWNSDSYLVGNLGLLESAGVSVMPKAQDWVSSRLAQANTVISVAKNGQLVGCVAIADAIKSTSAEAIEALRNLDISVYMLTGDNDQTAAAVANEVGIRHFQANVLPTQKAAFVKNLQAQGKVVAMVGDGLNDSGALAQADVSVAMGKGSDVALDVSAITIVSGDLLKVPAAVALSKQTVATIRQNLFWAFVYNLLAIPVAAGILYPLNGFLLDPMWAGAAMAMSSVSVVTNSLLLKNKKF, encoded by the coding sequence ATGCAAAACACAGGCTTTATTTATATAAGTTTAGAAAATTTGGAAGATGCCCAAGATGTCGCGCGGTTGCAAAAAACGCTTTCCTCAACCGACGGCGTAAGTGCTTCGGGTGTGGAATTTAACAACAGTCGTGTATTTTTTGAAAGCGCGAAGCCGTTGGACGTTTTCCCTCGAATCATCAAAAATCTTCAGGAGTTGGGTTATAAAATCGCTTCGCGCAAAGAAATTTTCCCTGTAATGGATATGTCGTGCGCGGCTTGTGCCGTGAGCGTGGAAAGTGTGCTGAAAACACAAGTCGGCGTGCTTTCGGCGGCAGTGAATTACGCCAATGCTTCGGCGGCGGTGGAATATGTGCCCAGTGTGGCCGATGCCTACGACCTCAAGGCCGCAGTACAGTCTTTTGGCTACGATTTGCAGGTAGAAAACAGCCCGCAAGCCGACGAACTTTTAGCCCAACACAAACGCCAGAAATACGAAACATTGCGTTTTAAGACCATCGGCGCGATGCTTTTGGCTGTGCCGCTCATCGTGATTGGCATGACTCCGAACCTCATGCACCAGACTTGGGCGCATTACGTTTCGTGGGCTTTGGCTACGCCGATGCTTTTTTATTTTGGACAAACATTTTTTGCGGGCGCATACAAACAAGCCAAACACCGCACCGCCAACATGGATACACTCGTGGCCTTGAGTACGAGCGTAGCTTATACTTACAGCGTTTTTAATGTGCTTTTCCCTGAATTTTGGCATAGTCGAGGGCTGCACCCACAAGTTTATTTTGAAGCGTCGGCGGTGATTATTGCCTTTATTTTGTTGGGGAAATGGTTGGAAGAAACCGCCAAAAACAATACGGCTTCGGCCATCAAAAAACTTATTGGGCTACAACCCAAGTCCGTAACGTTGATTTCGGCAGACGGACAACCGCAAGAAGTGGCCATTAGTGCCGTGCGCGTCGGGGATATACTGTTGGCTAAAGCTGGGGAAAAAATCGCGGTGGACGGCATCGTTACGGCGGGCAGTTCGTTTGTGGATGAAAGCATGATTAGCGGCGAGCCTATTCCCGTAACCAAACAAGAAGGCGACAATGTGTTGGCTGGCACGATAAACCAACAAGGCAGTTTTCAGTATCAGGCGCAAAAAGTAGGTGCGGACACGCTCCTTTCGCAGATAATCAAAACAGTACAGCAAGCACAAGGCAGCAAAGCCCCCGTACAACAATTAGTAGATAAAATCGCAGGGATTTTTGTGCCTGTGGTGATGAGTTTGGCGGCGTTGAGCTTTGTTGTTTGGTTGGTATTCGGGGGAGAAAATGCCTTTACACACGCGCTGTTGGCTTTCGTTACGGTGCTTATCATTGCGTGTCCGTGTGCGTTGGGGCTGGCTACGCCAACGGCCATCATGGCAGGAATCGGGGCAGGTGCTACGCGCGGAATCCTGATTAAAGATGCCCAAAGTTTGGAGGTTGCCCAAAAAGTAAACGCCATTGTATTAGACAAAACAGGCACTATTACCGAAGGCAAACCCGAAGTAGTGGCAGCGCAATGGTTTGATGCTCAAATTATTGAAGCAAAAAATATTTTATATAGCATTGAGAAAAGCTCTCAACACCCAATTGCGCAAGCCGTCGTGCATTGGTTGGAAGGGCAATGCGAATACAAAGAAATACAGGAAGTGGAAACGCTCATCGGACAAGGCATAAAGGCGCGTTGGAACAGCGATAGTTATTTGGTGGGAAATTTGGGGCTGCTCGAATCGGCGGGCGTGTCCGTGATGCCCAAAGCACAAGACTGGGTTAGTAGCCGTTTGGCACAAGCCAACACCGTAATTTCGGTAGCTAAAAATGGGCAATTGGTGGGTTGCGTAGCCATTGCGGACGCTATCAAATCCACGTCGGCGGAAGCCATCGAAGCCCTGCGCAACTTGGATATAAGTGTGTATATGCTCACAGGCGACAACGACCAAACAGCAGCAGCCGTTGCCAATGAAGTCGGTATTCGGCATTTTCAGGCCAATGTATTGCCTACCCAGAAAGCGGCTTTTGTTAAAAACTTGCAGGCGCAAGGCAAAGTAGTGGCCATGGTCGGCGACGGCCTCAACGACAGTGGCGCATTGGCGCAAGCAGACGTAAGCGTCGCAATGGGCAAAGGCAGTGATGTAGCGTTGGACGTGTCGGCGATTACGATTGTGTCGGGCGATTTGCTCAAAGTTCCCGCCGCCGTTGCGCTTTCCAAACAAACCGTAGCCACTATCCGCCAAAATTTATTTTGGGCGTTTGTGTATAATTTGTTGGCCATTCCTGTCGCGGCAGGGATTTTGTACCCGCTCAATGGCTTTTTGCTTGACCCCATGTGGGCAGGTGCGGCGATGGCCATGAGCAGCGTAAGTGTTGTTACGAATAGTTTATTACTCAAAAATAAAAAGTTTTAA
- a CDS encoding heavy-metal-associated domain-containing protein: MKTLQFKTNIRCGGCVATVTPALDQTAAISKWSVDTNSPDKRLTVEGEVSADEVKTLLEKVGYKAEVISE, encoded by the coding sequence ATGAAAACCCTACAATTCAAAACCAATATTCGTTGTGGTGGCTGCGTGGCTACCGTAACGCCAGCTTTAGACCAAACCGCCGCCATTAGCAAATGGAGCGTGGACACGAACAGCCCCGACAAACGCCTCACCGTAGAAGGTGAAGTGAGTGCCGACGAAGTAAAAACCTTGTTGGAAAAAGTAGGCTACAAAGCCGAAGTAATCAGCGAATAA
- a CDS encoding helix-turn-helix domain-containing protein, translating into MKINTHNVVSFKEKFMRPETTDESMLKADFRTFFVVKVEEMFQLMKLPIPPMRSTSHILIYITEGEAIMNIGSQTFTIHENECMIVAAGQVYSFSNPDINKGFLCYFEDLFLLNKFSAADLRQEFEFLNIWGNPSVKLGQPVATYTQQLFERILAEYTTHGLGTKPLTQAYFVALLYEIQSAYKSLNASVQNMAVGLTNRFKELLTSNIRTMHRVSEYAAALNVTPNHLNKVIKSVTGKSPTKWIDETLLLEAKMLLHQTRLSVNDVAAEIGVLDASYFSRLFRKYEGCTPLQFRKKIDGI; encoded by the coding sequence ATGAAAATCAATACACACAATGTTGTTTCTTTTAAAGAAAAATTCATGCGGCCCGAAACTACGGACGAAAGTATGCTAAAGGCTGATTTTAGAACGTTCTTTGTGGTGAAAGTAGAAGAAATGTTTCAGTTAATGAAATTGCCAATTCCGCCGATGCGCTCCACTTCGCACATCCTGATTTACATCACGGAAGGCGAGGCGATTATGAATATCGGCAGCCAAACCTTTACGATTCACGAAAACGAATGTATGATAGTGGCCGCAGGACAAGTCTATTCGTTTAGCAATCCAGACATTAACAAAGGCTTTTTGTGCTATTTTGAAGACTTGTTTTTGCTCAATAAATTTTCGGCGGCAGACCTGCGCCAAGAGTTTGAATTTCTGAATATTTGGGGCAATCCGTCCGTCAAATTGGGACAACCTGTGGCCACGTACACCCAACAATTATTTGAAAGAATATTGGCCGAATACACCACACACGGACTGGGCACCAAGCCCTTAACGCAAGCCTATTTTGTGGCTTTGCTCTATGAGATACAGTCGGCGTACAAATCCCTCAACGCCTCAGTTCAAAATATGGCCGTCGGCCTAACGAATCGTTTTAAAGAACTGTTGACCAGCAATATCAGGACGATGCACCGCGTGAGCGAGTACGCGGCGGCTCTCAATGTTACGCCCAATCACCTGAACAAAGTAATTAAAAGTGTTACGGGCAAATCGCCAACCAAATGGATAGACGAAACCTTGTTGTTGGAAGCCAAAATGCTGCTACACCAAACCCGTTTGTCGGTCAATGACGTAGCCGCCGAAATCGGAGTATTAGATGCGTCGTATTTTAGCCGACTTTTCCGCAAATACGAAGGTTGTACGCCTTTGCAGTTTCGTAAAAAAATAGATGGCATTTGA
- a CDS encoding NADH:flavin oxidoreductase/NADH oxidase — protein MSAKEIKLLSPYRLGNLDLKNRIVISPMCQYSAQNGLANDWHLAHLGSRATGGAGFIIQEATAVSPEARITYADLGLWNDEQIAPLKRIVDFVHQQGAKIGVQLAHAGRKASCQRPWDGGHKISPDHANGWQTVAPSAVGFREEEAAPIALTAEGIQQVKDDFKAAVQRTLQAGYDAIEIHAAHGYLLHQFYSPLSNHRTDEYGGSFENRIRLTLEVVQAVQEVWGKERALIVRISATDWVENGWNVQDSVRLAIELKKLGVHLIDTSSGGNVLTNIPAKPNYQVGFAAEIRKSAGIATSAVGLISTPQQAEEILQNESADLILIARESLRNPNFPLYAAYVLSGEDSSVSHWPKQYERAYPTHGEWK, from the coding sequence ATGTCTGCCAAAGAAATAAAACTTTTAAGCCCCTACCGTTTGGGGAATCTTGACCTCAAAAATAGAATTGTTATTTCGCCTATGTGCCAATATTCTGCCCAAAACGGACTGGCCAACGACTGGCATTTGGCACATTTGGGAAGCCGCGCCACTGGCGGAGCGGGATTTATTATCCAAGAAGCAACGGCAGTTTCGCCCGAAGCACGCATTACTTACGCGGATTTGGGTTTGTGGAATGATGAGCAAATCGCGCCACTCAAGCGAATTGTAGATTTTGTACATCAGCAAGGCGCGAAAATCGGGGTTCAGTTGGCACACGCAGGCCGCAAAGCCAGTTGCCAACGCCCTTGGGACGGCGGCCACAAAATCAGTCCAGACCACGCCAACGGCTGGCAGACAGTCGCGCCAAGTGCCGTTGGTTTTAGAGAAGAAGAAGCCGCGCCGATAGCCCTAACTGCCGAAGGAATCCAGCAAGTAAAAGACGATTTTAAAGCCGCCGTGCAACGCACCTTGCAAGCTGGCTACGACGCGATAGAAATACACGCCGCACACGGCTATTTGTTGCACCAATTTTATTCGCCGCTCAGCAACCACCGAACCGACGAATACGGCGGCAGTTTTGAAAATCGCATACGCCTCACCTTGGAAGTGGTGCAAGCCGTACAGGAGGTTTGGGGAAAAGAAAGGGCCTTGATTGTGCGCATTTCGGCGACAGATTGGGTAGAAAACGGCTGGAACGTACAAGATTCGGTGCGTTTGGCCATTGAGTTAAAGAAATTGGGCGTTCATCTGATAGATACTTCGTCGGGCGGAAATGTGCTAACCAACATTCCAGCCAAACCAAACTATCAGGTCGGGTTTGCTGCCGAAATTCGCAAGAGCGCAGGCATTGCTACGAGTGCCGTCGGGCTGATTTCTACGCCGCAACAAGCCGAAGAAATTCTTCAGAACGAAAGTGCCGACTTGATTTTGATTGCCCGCGAAAGCCTCCGAAATCCGAATTTTCCTTTGTACGCCGCTTATGTTTTGTCTGGAGAAGATTCGTCTGTGAGCCATTGGCCAAAACAGTACGAAAGAGCTTACCCGACGCATGGCGAATGGAAATAA
- a CDS encoding DUF3817 domain-containing protein gives MKTLLSSNLGRLRLLGKLEGSSLLLLVFVAVPLKHLWNYPLLVQILGQIHGLLFVLFVLNTISVATEKRWVFSQTTWKVLLACIVPFGTFYIDKKILQSQESAQ, from the coding sequence ATGAAAACATTGTTGTCCAGTAACTTGGGGCGACTCAGGCTTTTAGGAAAATTAGAAGGCTCGTCGTTGCTATTGCTTGTATTTGTGGCTGTTCCGCTCAAACATTTATGGAATTATCCGCTTTTGGTGCAGATTTTAGGGCAAATTCATGGGCTTTTGTTTGTGTTATTTGTACTCAATACCATTAGCGTAGCCACCGAAAAACGTTGGGTTTTTAGCCAAACCACATGGAAAGTACTATTGGCTTGCATTGTTCCTTTTGGTACTTTTTACATCGACAAAAAGATTTTGCAGTCACAAGAATCAGCACAATAA
- a CDS encoding T9SS type A sorting domain-containing protein translates to MKKIVYLLSVLCAWTLNAQAQITIQAADVANAGDQVIYKTALNYAGGFGTAGANQIWIFSDLEGVGNDTVNYLNPSQTPQGNIFAGANLAMFQDGQYLYMEKASNGLFLQGFVMGAGLDSVQTDSSLFPIDFSSLKFTVSPKLELLPLPANYNHVSASSGAGEVKFAYDTTIVISGSSVTVDSIKLVLTVDVIDSINGYGQLILPNDTVQALRQLLVQDYTISVEVHTFVQLPIGPPIPLWIPLPLGIPAIRTNTCQYWAVGKKAPILEFTLDSAGTNILTTRFQSHESLVSVKSSNNYLAKVYPSPAQKTVFVEAEFLQKVRLFSAVGQLLQEKEAAQTEGKVSVSVEKFESGIYFCQAVGRDGRSTILRLVKE, encoded by the coding sequence ATGAAAAAAATAGTATATCTATTGTCTGTCTTGTGCGCATGGACACTAAACGCACAAGCACAAATTACGATTCAGGCTGCCGATGTGGCTAATGCGGGCGATCAAGTGATTTATAAAACAGCACTTAATTATGCGGGTGGTTTTGGAACGGCTGGCGCGAATCAAATTTGGATTTTTTCGGACTTGGAAGGTGTCGGCAATGATACTGTCAATTATTTGAATCCATCGCAAACGCCACAAGGCAATATTTTTGCGGGGGCTAATTTGGCGATGTTCCAAGATGGCCAATATCTTTACATGGAAAAAGCAAGCAATGGTTTGTTCCTGCAAGGTTTTGTAATGGGTGCGGGTTTGGATTCTGTTCAAACGGACTCCTCATTATTTCCCATAGATTTCTCTTCTTTAAAATTTACGGTTTCTCCAAAGTTGGAGCTGCTGCCTTTGCCTGCTAATTATAATCACGTATCGGCCTCGTCGGGTGCTGGCGAAGTAAAGTTTGCGTATGATACTACTATCGTGATTAGTGGTTCAAGTGTTACGGTGGACTCTATAAAACTTGTGCTGACCGTTGATGTAATAGACAGCATCAATGGTTATGGGCAACTGATTTTGCCCAATGATACGGTGCAGGCTTTGCGCCAATTGTTGGTACAAGATTATACAATTAGTGTAGAAGTTCATACGTTTGTACAGTTGCCGATTGGTCCCCCAATTCCGCTTTGGATTCCGCTACCTTTAGGTATTCCTGCCATACGCACCAACACTTGCCAGTATTGGGCTGTAGGCAAAAAAGCACCAATTTTGGAATTTACACTTGATAGCGCAGGCACGAATATTCTGACTACACGATTCCAGTCGCATGAATCTTTGGTAAGCGTAAAATCATCAAATAATTATTTGGCAAAAGTGTATCCGAGTCCAGCGCAAAAAACGGTATTTGTGGAGGCAGAATTTTTGCAAAAAGTACGTTTATTTTCAGCAGTAGGTCAGCTTTTGCAAGAAAAAGAAGCAGCGCAAACGGAGGGAAAAGTAAGTGTTTCGGTCGAAAAATTTGAGTCGGGTATTTATTTCTGTCAAGCTGTTGGTCGTGATGGCCGAAGCACTATTTTAAGGCTCGTAAAAGAATAA
- the bshC gene encoding bacillithiol biosynthesis cysteine-adding enzyme BshC has translation MIATSQYTVQHVPLPQTQQFGQLFLDFLAQKEWLAPLHGHYPSVFNFEKQIALKQGFSSDSRNTLTQVLREQYANITVSPEVSNNIEALLQPNTFTITTGHQLNIFTGPLYFIYKIVTVINVSQKLSEQFPQYNFVPVYWAATEDHDAAEINHFNLFGKKYEWTTAQTGAVGRFSTEGLGDLLDTLPERFELFEKAYREHRSLSEATCIFINELFGNQGLVMLDADHAAFKKALRPVMQQDIFEQLTQKQTATAQTLLEANGHKPQIHIREINFFYLDKNVRERIVKDGETYRTLNTDLVWTTAQMAELIENSPEKLSPNVSLRPVYQELILPNLSYTGGAAEVAYWLQLKPVFDALHLPYPILLPRNFVLFITAANAKKISKLELSQDDIWRDEASLKQQYLAEVGAEFSAEIIQKQIQQLFEQLGTQAAQADKTLQDFVKAEAARTEKIVEGIEKRVRKAEEKKHETAINQIISLKQKLFPNGGLQERSENFLNYYANNPLFIKQLLETIDPFRIEFHVLTESI, from the coding sequence ATGATTGCAACGTCTCAATACACGGTACAACACGTGCCACTGCCCCAAACGCAACAGTTTGGGCAACTTTTCTTGGATTTTTTGGCGCAAAAAGAATGGTTAGCTCCTTTGCATGGGCATTATCCGTCTGTTTTCAATTTTGAAAAACAAATCGCGCTCAAACAAGGTTTTTCCAGCGATTCGCGTAACACACTCACACAAGTATTACGGGAACAGTATGCCAATATAACGGTTAGCCCTGAAGTTTCCAATAATATCGAAGCACTTTTGCAACCCAACACGTTTACCATCACGACAGGGCATCAGCTTAATATTTTTACGGGGCCACTGTATTTTATATATAAAATCGTGACTGTTATCAATGTCTCGCAAAAACTGTCGGAGCAATTTCCGCAATACAATTTTGTGCCTGTGTATTGGGCAGCCACCGAAGACCACGACGCGGCAGAAATCAATCATTTTAATTTGTTTGGAAAAAAATACGAGTGGACAACCGCACAAACTGGTGCAGTAGGCCGTTTCAGCACCGAAGGACTTGGCGATTTGCTCGACACACTTCCCGAACGTTTCGAACTATTTGAAAAGGCTTATCGCGAACATCGCAGCCTTTCGGAAGCTACGTGTATTTTTATAAACGAATTATTTGGTAATCAAGGGCTTGTAATGTTAGATGCAGACCATGCCGCATTCAAAAAAGCCTTGCGGCCTGTCATGCAACAAGATATTTTTGAGCAACTGACCCAAAAGCAAACCGCTACGGCGCAAACGCTTTTGGAAGCCAACGGCCACAAACCACAAATTCATATTCGCGAAATCAACTTCTTTTATTTGGATAAAAATGTCCGTGAACGCATCGTAAAAGATGGCGAGACGTATCGCACCTTGAACACGGATTTGGTTTGGACGACGGCACAAATGGCCGAGTTAATAGAAAATTCGCCCGAAAAATTGAGTCCAAATGTTTCACTACGCCCTGTTTATCAAGAACTTATATTGCCAAATCTTTCGTACACAGGCGGAGCGGCTGAAGTGGCGTATTGGCTACAACTCAAACCCGTTTTTGATGCGCTGCATTTGCCTTATCCGATACTTTTGCCGCGTAATTTTGTGCTGTTCATCACAGCCGCCAACGCAAAGAAAATCAGCAAATTAGAGCTTTCGCAAGACGACATTTGGCGCGATGAGGCCAGCCTCAAACAGCAATATTTGGCGGAAGTGGGTGCGGAATTTTCGGCGGAAATTATCCAAAAACAAATTCAGCAACTTTTTGAACAATTGGGTACTCAAGCAGCGCAAGCCGACAAAACACTTCAAGATTTTGTAAAAGCAGAAGCCGCACGCACCGAAAAAATAGTGGAAGGAATAGAAAAACGTGTTCGGAAAGCCGAAGAAAAGAAACACGAAACGGCTATTAACCAGATTATTAGCCTCAAACAAAAACTTTTCCCAAATGGTGGTTTGCAGGAGC